The following proteins are co-located in the Synechococcus sp. PROS-U-1 genome:
- a CDS encoding SH3 domain-containing protein, producing MGPLLRWSWLLGVALMAPAALPAGGADRRQPQPRRRVVSGPLHTASDQPLRLSPLAVAPRLRTLKAGSSLRLLRRWSAADGQDWLHVQTLSGEQRRGWLRA from the coding sequence ATGGGGCCTCTTCTCCGTTGGAGTTGGTTGCTGGGGGTGGCGCTGATGGCCCCGGCGGCCTTGCCGGCCGGTGGTGCTGATCGGCGTCAACCGCAGCCCCGTCGTCGCGTGGTGTCAGGCCCTCTGCACACTGCATCAGATCAGCCATTGCGGCTTAGTCCGCTAGCGGTGGCCCCACGGTTGCGGACCCTCAAGGCGGGATCGTCCCTGCGGCTGCTGCGGCGTTGGTCCGCCGCTGATGGCCAAGACTGGCTGCACGTGCAAACCCTGTCTGGAGAGCAACGCCGTGGCTGGCTCCGCGCCTGA
- a CDS encoding CrcB family protein, giving the protein MAGSAPEVVLVGLGAIPGAWLRLKVVNHFQPMVPKKHWGTFMVNVVACFALGLVLALNESCAASTGIALLMGVGFFGSLSTFSTFAVELLNELRAGQVLTALVLAVASIGAGLLASAVGYGLGTHA; this is encoded by the coding sequence GTGGCTGGCTCCGCGCCTGAGGTGGTTCTGGTGGGCCTGGGGGCAATCCCTGGGGCCTGGCTGCGCTTGAAGGTGGTGAACCACTTTCAGCCGATGGTGCCGAAGAAGCACTGGGGCACCTTCATGGTGAATGTGGTGGCCTGTTTTGCCCTTGGCCTGGTGCTGGCGCTCAATGAAAGCTGCGCCGCCAGCACCGGTATTGCCTTGCTGATGGGTGTGGGCTTTTTCGGCAGCCTCAGCACCTTTTCCACCTTTGCGGTGGAGCTGCTCAACGAGCTGCGGGCCGGGCAGGTGTTGACGGCGCTGGTGCTGGCGGTGGCCTCGATCGGTGCGGGCCTGTTGGCCTCTGCCGTTGGTTATGGATTGGGGACCCATGCCTGA
- a CDS encoding CrcB family protein, whose translation MPETKPSLQFELQELLLVGVGAVPGALLRWQVVLHLGDQNLLVNVLGAALLGFLAGLPTAPRRQLLLGIGFCGSLTTFSSWMLAAMKHLSAGDWVAALGLIGLTLGLGLGAAGLGFSCGRRFAD comes from the coding sequence ATGCCTGAGACCAAACCGAGCCTTCAATTCGAACTGCAGGAGCTGCTGCTCGTGGGGGTGGGCGCTGTTCCTGGAGCCTTGCTTCGCTGGCAGGTGGTGCTGCATCTGGGGGATCAGAACCTGCTGGTGAACGTTCTGGGGGCTGCCCTCCTGGGCTTCTTGGCCGGATTGCCCACTGCACCGCGGCGTCAGTTGCTGCTCGGCATTGGCTTCTGCGGCTCGCTCACCACCTTCAGCAGCTGGATGCTGGCGGCCATGAAGCATCTCAGCGCCGGTGATTGGGTCGCAGCCTTGGGCTTGATCGGGCTGACCCTAGGGCTGGGTTTGGGAGCGGCTGGGCTGGGATTCTCGTGCGGACGTCGCTTCGCAGACTGA
- a CDS encoding glycosyltransferase: MFFYVDHTTRFAHNTGIQRCVRLTARALIDLGIPLRPVCWRADQGFVLATMDQLHHLECWNGPPAGAWTMDLETPMTPSWLLVVELVREANKPTPQQMQAAARARGLKVAWVFHDAIPIRLAHLYGGLQSVAARSHAAYMRGLAVADRVLANSHTTAEHLRSFLAHEQLPFTHVHGLPLAQAFPSPRRSSPPEPHQVGSPLRLLCVGSLEARKNHRSLLKALAWLEAHASGAVHLRIVGWANEPAVAALVQRAARRGLPVKWIEDADDERLDQLYEWSQFTVYPSIEEGFGLPVAESLWHGRGCLCSSDGALGELAAGGGCLMVNTNSWRSMADALHNLLASPDRIAALNADAQRRHLRSWSDYGQQLLAVLTANAA, encoded by the coding sequence ATGTTTTTTTACGTCGATCACACGACGCGATTTGCGCACAACACTGGTATCCAGCGCTGTGTGCGATTAACAGCCCGAGCCTTGATCGACCTGGGTATTCCGCTGCGGCCTGTCTGTTGGCGGGCTGATCAGGGCTTTGTGTTGGCGACGATGGATCAGTTGCATCACCTGGAGTGCTGGAACGGTCCGCCAGCTGGTGCCTGGACCATGGATCTCGAAACGCCGATGACGCCGTCTTGGCTTCTTGTGGTGGAGTTGGTGCGGGAAGCGAACAAGCCCACGCCACAGCAGATGCAGGCGGCAGCTCGGGCGCGAGGGCTCAAGGTGGCCTGGGTGTTCCATGACGCGATTCCGATCCGCTTGGCCCATCTCTATGGGGGACTGCAGTCTGTGGCTGCCCGGTCCCATGCGGCTTACATGCGCGGTCTTGCGGTGGCGGACCGGGTGTTGGCCAACTCCCACACCACAGCTGAGCATCTCCGCAGCTTCCTTGCTCACGAACAGTTGCCTTTCACTCACGTTCATGGTCTTCCCCTGGCCCAGGCCTTTCCCAGCCCCCGGCGGAGCAGCCCGCCCGAACCGCATCAGGTCGGGTCACCCTTGCGCCTGCTTTGCGTGGGATCGCTAGAAGCCCGTAAAAACCACCGCAGCCTGCTTAAGGCTCTGGCCTGGTTGGAGGCCCATGCCAGTGGGGCCGTGCACTTGCGCATCGTTGGCTGGGCCAACGAACCGGCGGTTGCGGCGCTGGTTCAACGCGCGGCTCGCCGCGGCCTCCCCGTCAAATGGATCGAAGATGCTGACGATGAGCGCCTCGATCAGCTCTATGAATGGTCGCAGTTCACTGTCTATCCATCTATTGAAGAAGGGTTCGGTCTGCCAGTTGCCGAGAGCCTCTGGCATGGCCGTGGTTGTCTCTGCAGCAGTGATGGCGCCCTCGGCGAACTGGCTGCTGGTGGTGGATGCCTGATGGTGAACACCAACAGCTGGCGATCGATGGCGGATGCCCTGCATAACCTGCTGGCATCACCGGATCGAATCGCCGCATTGAATGCAGATGCGCAACGGCGCCATCTGCGCAGCTGGTCCGATTACGGCCAGCAGTTGCTGGCCGTGTTGACTGCTAATGCTGCCTAA
- a CDS encoding glutathione peroxidase, which produces MAISVSSVSVTTPDGSSKSLGDYAGKVLLIVNVASRCGFTKQYAGLQALNETYGAKGLAVLGFPCNDFGSQEPGSLDEIKSFCSSTYGADFELFEKVHAMGSTTEPYTTLNQMDPIGDVEWNFEKFLVGKDGTVIARFKSGVTPEDLKAAIEEALAA; this is translated from the coding sequence ATGGCGATCAGCGTCAGCTCCGTCTCCGTCACCACCCCCGACGGCAGCAGCAAATCCCTCGGCGACTACGCCGGCAAGGTGCTGCTGATCGTGAACGTCGCCAGCCGCTGTGGCTTCACCAAGCAATACGCCGGTCTGCAAGCCCTGAACGAGACCTACGGCGCCAAGGGCCTGGCCGTTCTGGGCTTCCCCTGCAACGATTTCGGTTCCCAGGAGCCCGGCAGCCTCGACGAGATCAAGAGCTTCTGCTCCAGCACCTACGGCGCTGACTTCGAGCTGTTCGAGAAAGTGCACGCCATGGGAAGCACCACAGAGCCGTACACCACCCTCAATCAGATGGACCCCATCGGCGATGTGGAGTGGAACTTCGAGAAGTTCCTGGTGGGCAAGGACGGCACGGTGATCGCACGCTTCAAAAGTGGCGTCACCCCAGAGGACCTCAAAGCGGCGATTGAAGAGGCCCTCGCAGCCTGA
- the mgtE gene encoding magnesium transporter has protein sequence MTEASGLSSVSVTVEHHLLADVVAQQLEGMLVVGNYDAVKLLLEPVQPVDIAEAISNLPTNLQAIAFRLLSKDEAISVYEYLDTATQQSLLSLLRSGEMREVMEEMSPDDRARLFEELPAKVVRQLLSELSPDERQVTARLLGYRSETAGRLMTTEYIALKENQTAAVALDIVRRRARDTETIYSLYVTDAERRLTGILSLRDLVTADPQARIGDVMTEEVLSVSTDTDQEKVARTIQRYDFLAVPVVDLEQRLVGIVTVDDVIDVIEQEATRDLYAAGAVQAGDDDDYFSSNLFTVARRRVVWLAVLVLASFFTSEVIAANEDVLQKVVLLAAFIPLLGGTGGNVGAQSSTVVIRGLSTQSISSLGPLRAITREAMAGALLGILMMLLVVPFAWWRGESALVGLSVGMSLLAITTLAATAGAAFPLLFDRMGLDPALMSTPFITTCTDVAGTLIYLKTAGWLLVHLPQLVQAAGISTHFFATGVF, from the coding sequence ATGACGGAGGCATCGGGGCTGAGCAGCGTCAGCGTGACGGTGGAACACCACCTGCTGGCGGACGTGGTCGCACAACAGCTGGAAGGGATGCTCGTTGTGGGCAACTACGACGCAGTGAAGCTGCTGCTGGAGCCGGTTCAGCCCGTGGACATCGCTGAAGCGATCAGCAACCTGCCCACCAACCTGCAGGCCATCGCTTTTCGTCTGCTCAGCAAGGACGAAGCGATCAGTGTTTACGAGTACCTCGACACCGCCACCCAGCAAAGCCTGTTGAGCCTGTTGCGCTCCGGTGAGATGCGGGAGGTGATGGAGGAGATGTCGCCCGATGATCGCGCCCGATTGTTCGAGGAGCTGCCCGCCAAGGTGGTACGGCAGTTGCTCAGCGAGCTCAGCCCCGATGAGCGTCAGGTGACGGCGCGTTTGTTGGGCTACCGCTCCGAGACGGCCGGTCGCTTGATGACGACCGAGTACATCGCCCTCAAGGAAAACCAGACCGCGGCTGTGGCGTTGGACATCGTCCGGCGTCGCGCCCGAGATACCGAGACGATTTATTCCTTGTATGTGACCGATGCGGAGCGCCGTCTCACCGGCATCCTGTCGCTCAGAGATCTTGTGACGGCAGACCCCCAGGCCCGTATCGGCGATGTGATGACGGAGGAGGTGCTCAGCGTCAGCACCGACACGGATCAGGAGAAGGTGGCCCGAACGATTCAGCGCTACGACTTCCTCGCGGTTCCCGTGGTTGATCTGGAACAGCGTCTGGTGGGCATCGTCACGGTGGATGACGTGATTGACGTGATCGAGCAGGAAGCCACCCGGGATCTGTACGCCGCCGGCGCCGTTCAGGCCGGCGATGACGATGACTATTTCAGTAGCAACCTGTTCACCGTCGCCCGTCGCCGGGTGGTGTGGCTGGCGGTGCTGGTGCTGGCCAGCTTCTTCACTTCAGAAGTGATTGCCGCCAATGAAGACGTACTTCAGAAGGTGGTCTTGCTGGCGGCGTTCATTCCTTTGCTTGGTGGCACAGGCGGCAATGTGGGGGCCCAGAGCTCCACGGTGGTGATCCGTGGCTTGAGCACTCAGAGCATCTCCAGCCTCGGACCCTTGCGGGCGATTACCCGCGAAGCGATGGCGGGGGCGTTGCTGGGCATTTTGATGATGCTGTTGGTGGTGCCCTTTGCCTGGTGGAGAGGGGAAAGCGCGTTGGTAGGCCTCTCCGTGGGGATGAGTCTTTTGGCGATCACCACCCTGGCTGCCACCGCCGGTGCGGCGTTTCCGCTGCTGTTTGACCGCATGGGTTTGGATCCTGCGTTGATGTCCACGCCTTTCATCACCACCTGTACCGACGTGGCCGGCACACTGATTTACCTGAAGACGGCGGGGTGGCTGTTGGTCCACCTGCCGCAGCTGGTTCAGGCTGCAGGTATTTCTACCCATTTCTTTGCCACGGGCGTTTTCTGA
- a CDS encoding RpoD/SigA family RNA polymerase sigma factor has product MAPAATAASKPKTAARAVTADVDLVRSYLRDIGRVPLLTHEQEITLGRQVQELMDIESIESELESKEGERPSRDQLAKASGLSSIQLKRKLQHGRRAKERMVAANLRLVVSVAKKYTKRNMELLDLIQEGTIGLVRGVEKFDPTRGYKFSTYAYWWIRQGITRAIAEKSRTIRLPIHITEMLNKLKKGQRELSQELGRTPTVTELAEYVELPEDDVKDLMCRARQPVSLEMKVGDGDDTELLELLSGDGDLPSDQVEEDCLKGDLRSLLGQLPHLQEQVLRMRYGMDGEDPMSLTGIGRILGMSRDRVRNLERDGLAGLRRVSDQVEAYVAC; this is encoded by the coding sequence ATGGCTCCGGCTGCAACCGCTGCTTCCAAGCCGAAAACTGCCGCAAGAGCCGTCACGGCTGATGTCGATCTTGTTCGCTCTTACCTGCGCGACATCGGCAGGGTTCCCCTCCTGACCCACGAGCAGGAGATCACCTTGGGGCGCCAGGTTCAGGAGCTGATGGATATCGAATCCATCGAGTCTGAATTGGAGAGCAAGGAGGGTGAAAGGCCCAGCCGCGACCAGCTGGCTAAGGCTTCTGGTCTGTCCTCGATACAGCTCAAACGCAAGCTGCAGCACGGCCGACGCGCCAAAGAGCGCATGGTGGCTGCCAATCTGCGATTGGTGGTCAGCGTTGCCAAGAAGTACACCAAGCGGAACATGGAACTTCTGGATTTGATTCAGGAGGGCACCATCGGTTTGGTGCGTGGGGTTGAGAAATTTGATCCCACCCGTGGCTACAAATTTTCCACCTATGCCTACTGGTGGATTCGGCAGGGCATCACGCGTGCCATCGCAGAGAAAAGCCGCACGATCCGGCTGCCGATTCACATCACCGAGATGCTGAACAAGCTCAAGAAGGGTCAACGCGAGTTGAGCCAGGAACTGGGTCGGACGCCCACCGTCACCGAGCTTGCTGAGTATGTCGAGCTGCCGGAAGACGACGTCAAGGACCTGATGTGCCGGGCCCGCCAGCCAGTCAGTCTTGAGATGAAAGTTGGCGATGGTGATGACACCGAACTGCTTGAACTTCTCTCCGGTGATGGTGATCTACCCAGCGATCAGGTCGAGGAAGATTGTTTGAAAGGTGATCTGCGTAGCTTGCTGGGGCAGTTGCCCCATCTCCAGGAGCAAGTGCTGCGCATGCGTTACGGCATGGACGGTGAAGACCCGATGAGCCTCACTGGCATCGGTCGGATTCTCGGCATGAGCCGTGACCGTGTTCGCAATTTGGAGCGGGATGGTCTCGCTGGGTTGCGCCGAGTAAGTGATCAGGTGGAGGCCTATGTCGCCTGCTGA
- a CDS encoding alpha/beta fold hydrolase translates to MGDPHAEEAVLLIHGFGANTNHWRFNQPVLAEQAPTYAIDLLGFGASDQPRARLKDEPAADDAVHYGFDLWGQQVADFCDAVVQRPVLLVGNSIGGVVALRAAQVLGKRCRGVVLIDCAQRLMDDKQLATQPTWMTWIRPLLKAMVRQRWLSTALFRNAARPGVIRSVLKQAYPSGSNIDDALVDLLFQPTRREGAAEAFRGFINLFDDYLAPQLMKELSIPVDLIWGEQDPWEPIAEAKRWAQSISCVRSLTVIANAGHCPHDEAPDQVNPVLQRLVNSGSNQQAT, encoded by the coding sequence ATGGGCGACCCCCATGCCGAAGAAGCGGTGCTGCTAATCCACGGCTTCGGGGCCAACACCAACCACTGGCGCTTCAACCAGCCAGTGCTGGCCGAGCAGGCACCGACCTACGCCATCGATCTACTGGGATTCGGTGCCAGCGATCAACCCCGGGCCCGGTTAAAGGATGAGCCTGCCGCAGACGACGCGGTTCATTACGGCTTTGATCTCTGGGGCCAGCAAGTGGCGGACTTCTGCGATGCGGTGGTGCAACGGCCTGTGCTGTTGGTGGGCAACTCCATCGGCGGGGTTGTGGCCCTGCGAGCCGCACAAGTTCTGGGAAAGCGTTGCCGTGGCGTGGTGCTGATTGATTGCGCCCAGCGCTTGATGGACGACAAGCAACTGGCCACCCAGCCGACATGGATGACCTGGATCCGGCCGCTGCTGAAAGCCATGGTGCGGCAGCGCTGGTTGAGCACCGCGCTGTTCCGCAATGCGGCACGGCCCGGCGTGATCCGCAGCGTGCTGAAACAGGCCTATCCAAGCGGCAGCAACATTGACGACGCTCTTGTCGACCTGCTGTTTCAACCCACCCGCCGAGAGGGTGCTGCTGAAGCGTTCCGGGGTTTCATCAACTTGTTCGACGATTACTTGGCTCCACAATTGATGAAAGAGCTCTCAATTCCGGTGGATTTGATCTGGGGTGAACAGGACCCCTGGGAACCAATCGCAGAAGCCAAACGATGGGCCCAGAGCATCAGCTGCGTGCGCTCACTCACCGTGATTGCCAACGCAGGGCACTGCCCCCACGATGAAGCACCGGATCAGGTGAATCCGGTGCTGCAACGACTCGTCAATTCAGGGTCGAATCAGCAGGCGACATAG
- a CDS encoding efflux RND transporter permease subunit: MSFSDNFIKKPVLTTVCSILIVLVGLIAIPTLPIANLPNIADPLIQVSATYAGANAEVTEQAVTNPIEQQINGVPGVAYIASTSDMTGSSSINVYFDQTTDIDIDQVNVQNRVSLASPQLPEQVSATGVSVKQSNPSILLAYEISSSEGQYDAAYLNGLVYEQLYYPLSRVEGVATVSVIGGANPAFWLFVDPDKLAANQLTAEEVLNAVGSQNSLAVGGLVGGPPASGDQAYTYPIVVENNGNLTSLEDFNNLIVNRSPSGNLLKLEDVGEVRYGTNSFAVQGIDKNGHEALTLAIYQTPASNALDVSNAVMAQLDQFRSLVPPGVTVNQIYDIGQFIEASVDGVIDALGLAIVLVLVILFLFLQNWRATVVPSLAIPISLIGTFAFLKVFGFSINQLTLLGLVLATGLVVDDAIVVIEAVSTNIEQGMKPREAALACMGELFGALLATALVLMAVFVPVAFYPGGIGIIYKQFALTIAFSIAISAFNALSFSPMLSGLILPQEKPPEPHGRAWIVVGVIVGLAFGRFSAAAFGSWTYLAGVGIGALTGANLPRIFTAFNAGFDRLQRAYAALLNRVIALRQLILGGLAVGIVLTGFAFTALPTAFIPDEDQGYGLGIFQLQNGASLVETKKLGMQIAKVLSEEDDVANAGIISGSGFNGSSPDQGFFFFGLKPLEDRKGASHSSDAIIKRLNTKLIQLSEGLAAASGPPAVPGFSSQGGFYFQFNDLSNGQYSLNELSDLADQLIKEGNASGDFSTLYTQFNPSSPAVGLSVNRDVMGALNVDYQEAMDSIAALTGGNYSGLTYESGQVRSIYVQGTPDQRQTIDDVLSYYVRDRDGGLVQVSQFAAAELSSAPPVISHYNLNRTVLIQGAEAIGKSSGQALAKIQALFNAADFTNIGSAFTGLAELQLSAGNASVLVFGLGVLIVYLVLSAQYESYVTPVIILATVPLAMLGALAFLAMRSIDLNIYAQVGLVTLIGLAAKNGILIVEVAEQKLEQGLSITEAAVQSAQSRLRPILMTAIAALAGFLPLVVANGAGAHSQQSLGTVIFGGLVVATVLSLGVVPPVYVLVKNLEQRLFSRQDAPAQQAKA, translated from the coding sequence ATGTCTTTCTCTGACAACTTCATCAAGAAGCCGGTTCTCACCACGGTCTGCAGCATCCTCATCGTGCTGGTGGGGCTGATTGCGATCCCCACGCTGCCGATCGCCAACCTGCCCAACATCGCCGATCCGCTGATCCAGGTGAGCGCGACGTATGCCGGTGCTAACGCCGAGGTCACCGAGCAAGCGGTGACCAACCCGATCGAGCAACAGATCAATGGGGTGCCCGGGGTGGCTTACATCGCCTCCACCAGCGACATGACGGGCTCCAGCTCGATCAACGTCTACTTCGATCAGACGACCGATATCGATATCGACCAGGTGAACGTGCAGAACCGGGTCTCCCTGGCGTCGCCGCAACTGCCGGAGCAGGTCTCGGCCACCGGGGTCTCGGTGAAGCAGAGCAACCCCTCGATTCTGCTGGCCTACGAGATCAGTTCATCGGAGGGCCAGTACGACGCGGCCTACCTCAACGGCCTGGTCTACGAACAGCTCTATTACCCCCTATCGCGCGTTGAAGGGGTAGCCACGGTGAGCGTGATTGGTGGAGCCAACCCCGCCTTCTGGCTGTTCGTCGATCCCGACAAACTAGCCGCCAACCAGCTGACCGCCGAGGAGGTTCTCAATGCTGTGGGATCCCAGAACAGCTTGGCGGTGGGGGGGCTGGTCGGAGGGCCTCCGGCATCCGGGGATCAGGCGTACACCTACCCGATCGTGGTGGAGAACAACGGCAACCTCACCTCCCTGGAAGACTTCAACAACCTGATTGTCAACCGCTCCCCCTCAGGCAACCTGCTCAAACTCGAGGACGTGGGCGAGGTGCGCTACGGCACCAACAGTTTCGCCGTACAGGGCATCGACAAGAACGGCCATGAGGCGCTGACCCTGGCGATCTATCAAACCCCGGCCAGCAACGCCCTGGATGTGTCCAATGCGGTGATGGCACAACTCGATCAGTTCCGCAGCCTCGTTCCCCCCGGGGTGACGGTGAATCAGATCTATGACATCGGCCAGTTCATCGAGGCGTCGGTGGATGGGGTGATTGATGCCCTGGGTCTTGCCATCGTGCTGGTGCTGGTGATCCTGTTTCTGTTCCTGCAGAACTGGCGCGCCACGGTGGTGCCCAGCCTGGCCATCCCGATCTCGCTGATCGGCACCTTTGCCTTCCTGAAGGTGTTCGGCTTCTCGATCAACCAACTCACACTGCTGGGGTTGGTGCTGGCGACGGGTCTGGTGGTGGACGACGCGATCGTGGTAATCGAGGCCGTGTCCACCAACATCGAGCAGGGGATGAAGCCCCGCGAGGCAGCCCTGGCCTGCATGGGCGAGTTGTTCGGTGCCCTGTTAGCGACCGCACTGGTGCTGATGGCGGTGTTTGTTCCCGTGGCCTTCTACCCCGGCGGCATCGGCATCATCTACAAGCAGTTCGCCCTAACGATCGCCTTCTCGATCGCCATTTCGGCCTTCAACGCCCTCAGCTTCTCGCCGATGCTCTCGGGTTTAATCCTGCCCCAGGAGAAACCCCCCGAACCGCACGGTCGCGCCTGGATTGTTGTGGGTGTGATCGTGGGTCTGGCCTTCGGGCGGTTCAGTGCCGCAGCCTTCGGCAGCTGGACCTACCTGGCCGGCGTGGGCATCGGCGCCCTAACCGGAGCCAACTTGCCGCGCATCTTCACGGCGTTCAATGCCGGCTTTGACCGGCTGCAGCGGGCCTACGCCGCCCTGCTCAACCGAGTGATCGCCCTGCGCCAGCTGATCCTCGGCGGCTTGGCCGTGGGCATCGTGTTGACCGGCTTCGCCTTCACCGCCCTGCCCACCGCCTTCATCCCCGATGAAGACCAGGGCTATGGCCTGGGCATCTTCCAACTCCAGAACGGCGCCTCCCTGGTGGAAACCAAAAAGCTCGGCATGCAGATCGCCAAGGTGCTCAGCGAAGAAGACGACGTGGCCAATGCCGGAATCATCAGCGGCTCCGGCTTCAATGGCTCCAGCCCTGATCAAGGCTTCTTCTTTTTCGGATTGAAGCCCCTGGAGGACCGCAAAGGAGCCAGCCACAGCTCCGACGCGATCATCAAGCGCCTGAACACCAAGTTGATCCAGCTGAGCGAAGGGCTGGCGGCGGCATCAGGGCCGCCAGCGGTGCCGGGTTTCTCATCTCAGGGCGGTTTTTACTTCCAGTTCAACGACCTCAGCAACGGCCAGTACAGCCTCAATGAGCTGTCGGATCTGGCGGATCAACTGATCAAGGAGGGAAATGCCAGCGGTGATTTCTCCACGCTCTACACCCAGTTCAACCCCAGCTCTCCGGCCGTCGGCCTGTCGGTGAACCGCGATGTGATGGGGGCTTTGAACGTCGACTATCAGGAGGCGATGGACAGCATCGCCGCTCTCACTGGCGGCAACTACTCCGGGCTCACCTATGAGAGTGGTCAGGTGCGCAGCATCTACGTGCAGGGCACGCCGGATCAACGCCAGACCATCGACGACGTGCTGAGTTATTACGTGCGGGATCGCGATGGCGGGCTGGTGCAGGTGTCGCAGTTCGCCGCGGCCGAGCTCAGCAGTGCGCCGCCGGTGATCAGCCACTACAACCTCAACCGCACCGTCCTGATCCAGGGCGCTGAAGCGATTGGCAAGAGCAGTGGTCAGGCCCTGGCCAAGATTCAAGCGCTGTTCAATGCTGCCGACTTCACCAATATCGGCTCGGCTTTCACCGGGCTGGCTGAGCTGCAGCTCTCCGCTGGAAACGCCAGCGTGCTCGTGTTCGGCCTGGGCGTGCTGATCGTGTACCTGGTGCTCTCCGCCCAGTACGAGAGCTACGTCACACCCGTGATCATCCTGGCCACGGTGCCCCTGGCCATGCTCGGTGCCCTGGCCTTCCTGGCCATGCGCTCGATTGATCTGAACATCTATGCCCAGGTGGGCCTGGTGACCCTGATCGGCCTGGCCGCCAAGAACGGAATCCTGATCGTGGAGGTGGCGGAGCAGAAGCTTGAGCAGGGCCTGAGCATCACCGAAGCGGCGGTGCAATCCGCGCAATCACGGCTGCGGCCGATCCTGATGACGGCCATTGCTGCCCTGGCGGGCTTTCTCCCCCTGGTGGTGGCCAACGGCGCCGGAGCCCACAGCCAGCAATCGCTGGGCACCGTGATCTTTGGTGGCCTTGTGGTGGCCACGGTGTTGTCGCTTGGAGTTGTACCGCCGGTGTATGTGCTGGTGAAAAACCTCGAACAGCGGTTGTTCAGTCGCCAAGATGCACCGGCGCAGCAAGCCAAGGCGTGA
- a CDS encoding efflux RND transporter periplasmic adaptor subunit, giving the protein MAMRSATKAALLVASGALLSLSGCGTKPTKTFLSIQTSRIEMERFAPVIEAISPLESTSNVAVKPQIDGTVVQIMASAGQQVKAGQVILVLDNVQQSAALDAARSEARKDILNAERYAYLYEQGAVSAKERDRYANEAVQAQDEARSDAAELGYKFVRAPIDGVIGDLDSVKLGDYVKTGQTITGIVDNSTLWTLMEIPASEASAVKVGQTVKLISQTTPPVTGEGKVSFVSPYYAVSGSSNAPNTLMVKAEFPNLTGQLKTGQFVASEIITGSQSSLAVPVQAVMMQAQQPFVYKVVPLNKALPKIKASANASEQVVKKLERLPADTPIVVQTKVQLGDLQNNAYPVKAGLNAGDQVAISNTSRLRSGMPVQVKSGAN; this is encoded by the coding sequence ATGGCCATGCGATCAGCAACGAAAGCAGCGCTGCTGGTCGCCAGCGGTGCGTTGCTGAGCCTGAGCGGATGCGGGACCAAGCCAACCAAGACCTTCCTTTCGATCCAGACCAGCCGGATCGAAATGGAAAGATTCGCCCCTGTGATCGAAGCGATCAGCCCGCTGGAATCCACCAGCAATGTGGCGGTCAAGCCTCAAATTGATGGCACCGTGGTGCAGATCATGGCCAGCGCCGGCCAGCAGGTCAAAGCGGGCCAGGTGATCCTGGTGCTGGACAACGTTCAGCAGAGTGCTGCCCTCGACGCGGCCCGCAGCGAAGCACGCAAAGACATCCTCAATGCTGAACGCTACGCGTACCTCTACGAGCAGGGTGCCGTCTCAGCGAAGGAGCGGGATCGCTACGCCAACGAGGCGGTGCAGGCCCAAGACGAAGCCCGCTCCGATGCTGCGGAACTGGGCTACAAATTTGTTCGCGCGCCGATTGACGGCGTCATCGGCGACCTGGATTCGGTGAAGCTCGGCGACTACGTCAAAACCGGGCAGACAATCACCGGCATCGTCGACAACTCCACCCTTTGGACCCTGATGGAGATTCCGGCCTCCGAGGCCTCTGCGGTGAAGGTGGGCCAAACGGTGAAGCTGATCTCCCAGACCACACCACCGGTGACCGGTGAAGGCAAGGTCAGCTTCGTGTCCCCCTATTACGCAGTAAGCGGCAGCAGCAACGCCCCGAACACTCTGATGGTGAAAGCGGAGTTCCCCAACCTCACCGGCCAGCTCAAAACCGGCCAGTTCGTGGCCTCCGAAATCATCACCGGCAGCCAATCCAGCCTGGCGGTGCCGGTGCAGGCCGTGATGATGCAGGCCCAGCAACCCTTCGTCTACAAGGTTGTTCCCCTGAACAAGGCACTGCCCAAGATCAAAGCCTCAGCCAATGCCTCGGAGCAAGTGGTGAAAAAGCTGGAACGGCTGCCGGCCGACACTCCGATCGTGGTGCAGACCAAGGTGCAGCTCGGCGATCTACAGAACAACGCCTACCCCGTGAAGGCCGGCCTGAACGCTGGTGATCAGGTGGCCATCAGCAACACCAGCCGCCTGCGCAGTGGCATGCCGGTGCAGGTGAAGAGCGGAGCCAACTGA